In one Thunnus maccoyii chromosome 12, fThuMac1.1, whole genome shotgun sequence genomic region, the following are encoded:
- the LOC121908463 gene encoding caspase-8-like isoform X1, with amino-acid sequence MVRVWSGRVARFIMSAKDTVRRNKTAILETLCGDQKLILNKVYEKKLITLREYNNLKSINREDVEGHVIALVDKIMDKGEDTCRDFLNLLQTDEDVKTTFPDLKNIQKNDTCRLPLPVQATRSVNSDGPSQESKRRKEDDQYQLNGHPVGLCVIINNENFMDGRVRRGTDKDARSLAEVFSWLGFRVLMCKDQTRDQMDRALKVFASLDDVSQLQEFNVEEWSGSGFTGLQEAPKHGDAFICCVLSHGLLGVVSGTDCEHLSIKQMTTTFKATDHSALTGKPKVFLIQSCQGEDPQPGVLSPDLQADDSESMFIPREADFLVAIATVEDYVSMRHIIDGSWFIQSVCQQLKEGCLRGEDAVTILHRVNSEVSQKEGSRNLGKAKQMPEVRFTLRKKLVLSPHDN; translated from the exons ATGGTGAGGGTGTGGTCAGGACGGGTCGCCAG ATTCATCATGTCAGCCAAAGACACAGTGAGACGTAATAAAACAGCCATTCTAGAGACTTTGTGTGGAGACCAAAAGCTGATCCTCAACAAGGTTTATGAGAAGAAACTTATAACTCTGCGTGAGTACAACAACCTTAAAAGCATCAACAGAGAAGATGTAGAGGGGCACGTCATTGCACTTGTGGATAAGATCATGGATAAAGGAGAGGACACCTGCCGAGACTTCCTGAACCTCCTGCAAACCGATGAGGACGTGAAGACGACTTTCCCAGACTTGAAGAACATACAAAAGAATGACACCTGCCGTTTACCTTTGCCTGTCCAAGCAACTCGTTCAGTTAACAGTG ATGGTCCTTCACAAGAGAGCAAAAGGCGGAAGGAG gACGACCAGTATCAGTTGAACGGCCATCCTGTCGGCCTCTGTGTGATCATAAACAACGAGAATTTCATGGATGGCAGAGTGAGAAGAGGAACCGACAAAGATGCTC GAAGTTTGGCAGAGGTGTTCAGCTGGCTGGGCTTCAGAGTGCTGATGTGTAAAGATCAAACCAGGGACCAGATGGATCGTGCACTGAAAGTCTTTGCCTCTCTGGACGACGTCTCTCAGCTGCAGGAGTTCAACGTAGAGGAGTGGTCTGGCAGTGGATTCACTGGTCTTCAGGAGGCTCCTAAACATGGCGATGCCTTCATCTGCTGTGTTCTGAGTCACGGATTACTGGGTGTTGTTTCAGGGACTGATTGCGAGCACCTCTCCATTAAACAAATGACTACAACATTCAAGGCGACAGATCACTCAGCTCTCACTGGCAAGCCCAAAGTGTTCCTGATCCAGTCCTGCCAGGGGGAGGATCCACAGCCAGGAGTGTTATCACCAGATCTGCAGGCTGACGATTCTGAATCAATGTTCATCCCTCGGGAAGCCGATTTTCTGGTTGCCATTGCCACTGTTGAAGATTATGTATCAATGAGACATATAATTGATGGGAGCTGGTTTATCCAGTCTGTGTGTCAGCAGTTAAAGGAGGGCTGTCTGAG GGGTGAGGACGCCGTCACAATCCTTCACCGTGTCAACAGTGAAGTAAGCCAGAAAGAGGGCTCCCGTAACCTAGGTAAAGCCAAGCAGATGCCTGAAGTTAGGTTCACGCTGAGGAAGAAACTTGTGTTGTCACCACATGACAACTGA
- the LOC121908463 gene encoding caspase-8-like isoform X2 encodes MSAKDTVRRNKTAILETLCGDQKLILNKVYEKKLITLREYNNLKSINREDVEGHVIALVDKIMDKGEDTCRDFLNLLQTDEDVKTTFPDLKNIQKNDTCRLPLPVQATRSVNSDGPSQESKRRKEDDQYQLNGHPVGLCVIINNENFMDGRVRRGTDKDARSLAEVFSWLGFRVLMCKDQTRDQMDRALKVFASLDDVSQLQEFNVEEWSGSGFTGLQEAPKHGDAFICCVLSHGLLGVVSGTDCEHLSIKQMTTTFKATDHSALTGKPKVFLIQSCQGEDPQPGVLSPDLQADDSESMFIPREADFLVAIATVEDYVSMRHIIDGSWFIQSVCQQLKEGCLRGEDAVTILHRVNSEVSQKEGSRNLGKAKQMPEVRFTLRKKLVLSPHDN; translated from the exons ATGTCAGCCAAAGACACAGTGAGACGTAATAAAACAGCCATTCTAGAGACTTTGTGTGGAGACCAAAAGCTGATCCTCAACAAGGTTTATGAGAAGAAACTTATAACTCTGCGTGAGTACAACAACCTTAAAAGCATCAACAGAGAAGATGTAGAGGGGCACGTCATTGCACTTGTGGATAAGATCATGGATAAAGGAGAGGACACCTGCCGAGACTTCCTGAACCTCCTGCAAACCGATGAGGACGTGAAGACGACTTTCCCAGACTTGAAGAACATACAAAAGAATGACACCTGCCGTTTACCTTTGCCTGTCCAAGCAACTCGTTCAGTTAACAGTG ATGGTCCTTCACAAGAGAGCAAAAGGCGGAAGGAG gACGACCAGTATCAGTTGAACGGCCATCCTGTCGGCCTCTGTGTGATCATAAACAACGAGAATTTCATGGATGGCAGAGTGAGAAGAGGAACCGACAAAGATGCTC GAAGTTTGGCAGAGGTGTTCAGCTGGCTGGGCTTCAGAGTGCTGATGTGTAAAGATCAAACCAGGGACCAGATGGATCGTGCACTGAAAGTCTTTGCCTCTCTGGACGACGTCTCTCAGCTGCAGGAGTTCAACGTAGAGGAGTGGTCTGGCAGTGGATTCACTGGTCTTCAGGAGGCTCCTAAACATGGCGATGCCTTCATCTGCTGTGTTCTGAGTCACGGATTACTGGGTGTTGTTTCAGGGACTGATTGCGAGCACCTCTCCATTAAACAAATGACTACAACATTCAAGGCGACAGATCACTCAGCTCTCACTGGCAAGCCCAAAGTGTTCCTGATCCAGTCCTGCCAGGGGGAGGATCCACAGCCAGGAGTGTTATCACCAGATCTGCAGGCTGACGATTCTGAATCAATGTTCATCCCTCGGGAAGCCGATTTTCTGGTTGCCATTGCCACTGTTGAAGATTATGTATCAATGAGACATATAATTGATGGGAGCTGGTTTATCCAGTCTGTGTGTCAGCAGTTAAAGGAGGGCTGTCTGAG GGGTGAGGACGCCGTCACAATCCTTCACCGTGTCAACAGTGAAGTAAGCCAGAAAGAGGGCTCCCGTAACCTAGGTAAAGCCAAGCAGATGCCTGAAGTTAGGTTCACGCTGAGGAAGAAACTTGTGTTGTCACCACATGACAACTGA